In Psychrobacter fulvigenes, the genomic window ATCCTAGTGATAACATCACTGACAAAGCTCGAAAGATTCATGATGATCATATCTATGCTTTTACCTTTGATGATGGGCACCTGCAGAACATTGCACTGCTAGACAAAAAAAACATCCCACGTAACAAAGTACAGGTCATTAAACAGTTTGCTCAAAAAGGCACACAAGCCAATCGCTACGATGTGACTATTTTGGTCAATGGCTTGCCCTTGGTGCAAATTGAGCTTAAAAAACGTGGCATCGCCATTCGTGAAGCATTTAACCAAGTACATCGTTATAGCAAAGAGAGCTTTAACTCCGATAACTCCTTATATAAATACCTACAGCTGTTTGTGATCTCAAACGGCACCGATACCCGCTACTTTGCCAATACCACCACGCGCAATAAAAACAGCTTTGATTTCACCATGAACTGGGCGCGATCAGACAATACCTTAATCAAAGACTTAAAAGACTTTACTGCGACCTTCTTTCAAAAAAATACCCTATTAAACGTGCTGATGCATTACACCGTCTTTGATGTGAGTAATACCTCATTAGTGATGCGTCCGTATCAGATCGCTGCTACTGAGCGCATCTTATGGAAAATAAACAGTGCCTATCAATCCAAAAAGTGGAGCACTCTCGAGAGTGGCGGCTATATTTGGCATACCACAGGCTCAGGTAAAACCTTAACCAGCTTTAAAGCTGCACGCTTAGCAACGTCGCTACCTTTTATTGATAAGGTGTTTTTTGTGGTGGATCGTAAGGATCTTGATTATCAAACCATGAAAGAGTACCAGCGCTTCTCCCCTGATAGCGTCAATGGCTCCGACAGTACCGCAGGACTCAAGCGTAACCTTGAAAAAGACGATAATAAAATTGTTGTCACTACCATTCAAAAGTTAAATAACCTGATCAAAGGTGAGGCTGATTTACCCATTTATCATAAACAAGTGGTGTTTATCTTTGATGAGGCACACCGTAGCCAGTTTGGTGAAGCACAAAAGAACTTAAAGAAGAAGTTTAAAAATACTACCAGTTTGGTTTTACAGGCACCCCCATCTTCCCAGAGAACGCTTTAGGTGCAGAGACAACTGCCAGTGTGTTTGGCCATGAACTGCATTCATACGTCATCACTGATGCCATTCGTGATGAGAAGGTCTTGAAGTTTAAGGTGGACTATAATGACGTGCGCCCGCAGTTTCAAGCCATTGAAAGCGAGCAAGATGAGAAGAAACTCACAGCTGCTGAAAACAAGCAGCTGTTATTACACCCTGATCGTATTGAAGAGATATCAAAGTACGTTTTAAAAAGCTTTAAGCAAAAAACCCATCGCTTAAAAGGAAGCGGCAAAGGCTTTAATGCCATGTTTGCCGTCAGTAGTGTGGACGCAGCAAAGGCTTACTATGAGACCTTGAATCAGCTACAAAAGGACAGCGAGAGGCCCTTAAAGATTGCCACTATCTTTTCTTATGCTGCCAATGAAGAACAAGACGCAATCGGTGACATTGCTGACGAAGGCTTTGAGCCTACCGCTATGAATAGCAGTGCTAAAGAATTTTTAAGCCGTGCTATTAATGATTACAACGAGATGTTTAAGACCAATTACGGCGTAGACAGTAAGTCTTTTCAAAATTACTACCGTGATCTTGCAGGACGCGTCATTAAGCAGGATGTGGACTTACTGATTGTTGTCGGTATGTTCCTCACAGGTTTTGATGCGCCGACCTTAAACACGCTCTATGTTGATAAAAACCTTCGCTATCACGGACTGATGCAAGCGTTCTCAAGGACTAACCGCATTTATGATGCGACTAAGACCTTTGGTAACATCGTGACGTTTCGTGACTTAGAGCAAGCGACCATTGATGCCATCACCTTATTTGGGGATGGAAACACTAAAAACGTGGTGTTAGAAAAAAGCTATAGGGAGTATCTAGAAGGATTTACTGATATTGCGACAGGCAAAGCACGACGTGGCTATTTGGAGGTGATTAAAGAGCTGCAGCAACGTTTCCCTAACCCTGATGAGATCGTCAAAGAGGCGGACAAAAAGGACTTTGCTAAGTTATTTGGTGAGTACTTACGTGTCGAGAACATCTTACAAAACTATGATGAGTTTGCGAGCCTAAAAGCGCTTCAAAGCATAGATATTACTGATGATGAGGCAGTGGAGATGTTCAAAGCTGATCACTATTTGACGGATGAAGATCTTGCTGCCATGCAAAGCATCGATGTACCTGCTGAACGAGAAGTACAAGACTATCGATCAACGTATAACGACATACGTGATTGGCTGCGCCGTGAAAAAGCAGCCAAGGATCAAAGCGAGTCTTCGCTTGACTGGGATGAAGTGGTTTTTGAGGTGGATCTTCTTAAGTCTCAAGAGATTAACCTTGATTACATCCTTGAGCTGATTTTTGAGCATAACAAGAATACCAAGGATAAGTCCGCCTTGGTCGAGGAAGTACGTCGTTTGATTCGGGCAAGCCTTGGCAACCGCGCTAAAGAGAGCTTGGTAGTAGACTTCATCAATCAAACCAACTTGGATACCATCCCTGACAAATCCAGCATCATTGATGCCTTTTTTAGCTATGCTCAGGTAGAACAACAACGCGAAGTCAAAGATATGATTGCCGCTGAAAACCTGAATGAAGAAGCTGCTAAGCGTTATATCACCGCTTCTCTAAAGCGTGAGTACGCCAGTGAGAACGGTACAGAGTTGAATGCTATCTTGCCTAAATTAAGCCCTCTTAACCCTCAATACCTGACCAAAAAGCAAAGTGTTTTACAGAAAATTGCTGCCTTTGTTGAAAAGTTTAAAGGCGTGGGTGGAAATTTTTAATTTACTTGAATAGTGAGTGGAGCAGTATTTATGGAAAATTTACCGAAAAGCATTCAAGTTATTTTTGATAAAAACCCAAAACTTAGTGAGTTGATAACCAATCCTCGTTTGATCTCAAATTCGCCCTTTATCTTTGCTCTTAGTCAAAAGCTGAATTATTCAGCAAAAGGCAACGAAGATGAATACTTCTACAGAATAGTTTTCAAGGAAGGCTCTTCCCGAGAGCTAATGACAATAAACAGCGGGGAACTAAGAGGGCTTCCTACAACAACGTGTATTGAAAAAGGAAAAATTAGCGACGTTGCTGGTTTGGAAAGAGTTGAGTTGGATAATGAATCAAATTTAATGCCAGTTTTGTTAGGTATAAGTTTGTACAGCTCAATCCAGAATAGTTTGTCATATATCTCTAACCTGTGTGTTGATATTAGAAACCATCAGATTCTTGAAGGGCAAGCTCGCTTTGAAAGAATATCAGAAACTATAGTAGATATTTTCAATAGCATACCTGACCTAGCTTTAGATAAATCGCTTCGAGATGCTTACTTGTCTCGAATAGTAAAAAACAACGATGATTGTTATGAGCTTTATGTCTCTCAAAGAGAACAACTTAGACATTCTCTTAAAGGGAATAACCCAGATTATAATTCTAAATATTATTATGAAAATGAACTTTATCTATTTAAAGACAAGCTATTAACTCATCCCGTTTTTTCAGTTTTTGAACGATTAGTAGCGGGTAGAATCTGTGAAATAATTCTCAGTGGTAACTACTCTAAAAGTAACATTCAAAGACATAAAGATTTTATATCCAAAGCTGAGAGCGATATTAACGATATCATGGCAAGTCGTATAAGTGATTTAGATAGACGTATCAGCTATTATAAACGAGATATTGAGATGGATAGGAACCTTACTAGAGATGGTATTGAGTACCATAATACTCAAATAGAAAAAATAGAATTAGGAATTTCTTCGATAAAAAAACAAATTTTTAATTTATTAGGAGTAAAGCTAAGTAGTTTTGATCTCTTATCCCAACTGATGAGTAAAGACGAAATAGATGTGTTTCTCATTGGTGGAAACTTGATTGTAAACGATATGCAATTAACATCTGACGAAATGTTGTAAATATTAATAAGCTAAATTCGATATGGATTATTTCAAAGTTGACCATAGCGTGGCTTTTCAAATTAAAGGGGTTTTTTATGATTTTACGTTTATCCAAAACTTTGATGGTTGCTGCCATTGGCTTTTTTGCCTTCTTAGTAGCTTTTGGCAATATTACAGATTACGGCAGTAATTTTGCTTTCGTACATCATGTATTTTTGATGGATACTATTTTTCCTGATGCAACAATTAAATATCGTGCGATAGAAGCCACTTGGATTCACCATTTAGGTTATATCATTATTATTCTTTTAGAAAGCTTAACAAGCTTATTATGTTTAGCAGGAGCTTGGAAATTATGGAACAACAGAAAACTCACAGCTCAAGCCTTTAATCGTAGTAAAAAGCTAGCCATTGCAGGTTTAACCTTAGGTTTTTTAACATGGCAGGTATCATTTATGTCGATTGGTGGTGAGTGGTTTGGTATGTGGATGTCCTCTGAATGGAACGGTGTGCCTGATGCATTTCGCTTCTTTATTACTATTCTAGGTGTACTCATTTATCTGGTACATAAAGATGAAGAGTTAGATGCTTAAATACCATACATACAGTTATATTAATGACTAAAGATATACTATCGAGTATCTAATATTAAAAATAAGTTGGGATTTAGAATATGGCTATTAACGATAAAAAAGTGATTTTTGTAGCATTCGCAATAGAAGATAGTTTGATGAGAGATCTTTTTAAGGGTCAAACTCTTAACAATCGAGTGCCTTATGAATTTATAGATATGTCAGTTAAAAAGGCTTACGATTCCGGTTGGAAAGACAAGGTGCGTACACGTATTAAAAGATCTGATGGTGTGATCATACTTGTAAGCGTAAATTCTGTGGATTCTACAGGTCAAAGATGGGAAATTGAATGTGCGAAAGAAGAAAAAAAACCGATACTAGGTGTTTGGGTTTATAACAAGGATAGAACTAATATAAGCGGAATTAAGATTATTCCTTGGGTGCAGCAAGATATAAGTAATTTTATCAATTCATTATAGGTTTTCATATGCGTAAAGCTTTAATTATAGGATTAGATAACTACACGGAAATACCTCCACTCAGAGGGTGTGTTAATGACGCATATGAGGTTAAATCAGTATTAGAGCATCATGGCGATGGAAAGATTAACTTTGCTACTCCTCGTCTTGTAGTGAGTCGTGAAGGATCTGCTGTAACTAGAAGTGAACTCAAAACCCTAATTACAGAGCTATTTTCAGGAGAAGCAGATATAGCTCTTCTGTATTTTGCGGGGCATGGGTTTAGTGGTGAAACTGGAGGATATTTATGTGCTGAA contains:
- a CDS encoding TIR domain-containing protein, with the protein product MAINDKKVIFVAFAIEDSLMRDLFKGQTLNNRVPYEFIDMSVKKAYDSGWKDKVRTRIKRSDGVIILVSVNSVDSTGQRWEIECAKEEKKPILGVWVYNKDRTNISGIKIIPWVQQDISNFINSL
- a CDS encoding DUF2165 family protein; this encodes MILRLSKTLMVAAIGFFAFLVAFGNITDYGSNFAFVHHVFLMDTIFPDATIKYRAIEATWIHHLGYIIIILLESLTSLLCLAGAWKLWNNRKLTAQAFNRSKKLAIAGLTLGFLTWQVSFMSIGGEWFGMWMSSEWNGVPDAFRFFITILGVLIYLVHKDEELDA